The Sulfitobacter sp. S223 genome has a window encoding:
- a CDS encoding NEW3 domain-containing protein, whose protein sequence is MKHQHSFWVTTSAIAMASLIGASAMAEAPEAGSVIGNQATATYTNAAGDTITVTSNKVETVVQQVAGLTLTSDNTEEIAPGGKAFLPHIITNDGNGPDTYDLTAIEGAGDFDFNSVVIYADADMDGVADNATPITATPTLAPGERFGIVIVATAPSTAAGGDSEAITVTATSQLDGTIAEINTDTMTVSSGAIMELVKSMVVDKSAGDPNIVDAGDTVSVTLTYTNTGLAPSTGYSVSDTLDLDLPYVAATAQWTDVTVAGGLDETNGAGIDATNGVGETLAWQADIVSNQIGFQISSVNPGRTGAVTFDVVIGPDAVAGIIENVAQQSDSTGTLPPSNVASIVIDEQFAHVIDDSFTQSDATVLRSSTDDDGANDVVLESTDVSQGGKIAFEFVIGNDSNQSDAYTLNVANGDFPVGTTFRIVGADGATPIVGEIPLAAGKGTKVFVIATLPSDATPTAAGATNYTATVSATSSESGQVNTSTAEFNGAVLGAAVDLENAVAGSEGDGANPDNVGSPWVTTATDPGEPVSFPMTIENLGPTSDNYNLELANPLPEGWTVEFQLADGTIVTNTGTIPAGATETITVVITPADDAAPATTPFEVVLTSPISGQGDSIIDAVTVNEIIDLSITADQTAQAAPGGVVDILHTLTNDGNVAITEGAITEAGLTEFSGAIYYDANGNGELDATDPIIDNINDIPGGIAVGETVNLIYRVQTSEVPGMTEAGTITVATSLNGGTKTDQDLTDNAVEDQIIVVSGDVVLVKTQAIDPACDGTVGTFSKNPQAVEPGQCIRYRIEASNTGTQAVSDVAIKDIVPAYTAYETCGGSCSAAVSPVASTVDVSAVPLISSAHGGLAPGSTASLEFTVRVDQ, encoded by the coding sequence GTGAAACATCAACACTCTTTTTGGGTGACGACCAGCGCGATCGCAATGGCCTCGCTCATTGGTGCATCGGCGATGGCCGAAGCGCCGGAAGCCGGTTCTGTAATCGGCAACCAAGCAACCGCGACCTACACCAACGCGGCCGGCGACACGATCACCGTCACTTCAAACAAAGTAGAAACTGTCGTCCAGCAAGTTGCCGGTCTGACCCTGACATCTGATAATACCGAAGAAATCGCACCCGGCGGCAAGGCATTCCTGCCGCATATCATCACCAACGATGGTAACGGTCCGGACACCTATGACCTGACTGCCATCGAGGGCGCAGGCGATTTCGACTTCAACAGCGTTGTGATTTACGCCGACGCCGACATGGATGGTGTCGCCGACAACGCAACGCCGATCACCGCGACACCGACCCTCGCTCCTGGCGAACGTTTTGGCATCGTCATCGTTGCAACGGCTCCGTCGACGGCTGCGGGTGGTGACTCGGAGGCGATCACTGTGACCGCGACCAGCCAGCTGGACGGTACCATTGCTGAGATCAATACCGACACGATGACGGTATCGTCCGGCGCGATCATGGAACTGGTCAAGTCGATGGTTGTTGACAAGAGCGCGGGCGATCCCAATATCGTCGACGCAGGCGACACTGTCAGCGTGACACTGACCTACACCAACACCGGTCTGGCCCCGTCCACCGGCTATTCCGTTTCGGACACACTGGACCTGGACCTGCCCTATGTGGCGGCGACCGCACAGTGGACGGACGTCACGGTTGCAGGTGGTCTCGATGAAACCAACGGCGCAGGCATCGATGCCACCAACGGCGTGGGCGAAACGCTTGCCTGGCAGGCGGACATTGTGTCGAACCAGATCGGCTTCCAGATTTCCAGCGTCAATCCGGGCCGTACCGGTGCCGTGACCTTTGATGTAGTGATCGGTCCCGACGCCGTTGCCGGCATCATCGAGAACGTCGCACAGCAGTCAGACTCGACCGGCACCCTGCCGCCGTCCAACGTGGCATCGATTGTCATTGACGAGCAGTTCGCTCATGTGATCGACGACAGCTTTACCCAGTCGGATGCGACAGTTCTGCGGTCTTCGACAGATGATGACGGTGCCAATGACGTGGTGCTGGAATCGACAGACGTGTCGCAGGGCGGCAAAATTGCCTTTGAATTCGTGATTGGCAACGATTCCAACCAGTCGGACGCCTACACGCTGAACGTCGCCAACGGTGATTTCCCGGTTGGCACTACGTTCCGCATCGTGGGCGCAGATGGTGCCACGCCGATCGTCGGGGAAATCCCGCTGGCGGCAGGCAAGGGCACCAAGGTGTTTGTGATCGCAACGTTGCCGTCAGATGCGACTCCGACTGCCGCTGGCGCCACCAACTACACCGCAACTGTGTCCGCCACGTCCTCGGAAAGCGGTCAGGTAAACACGTCGACTGCCGAATTCAACGGTGCCGTTCTTGGCGCAGCCGTTGATCTCGAAAACGCCGTTGCTGGTTCCGAAGGTGATGGCGCGAACCCAGACAATGTCGGCAGCCCCTGGGTGACAACGGCGACCGATCCGGGCGAGCCCGTTTCGTTCCCGATGACCATTGAAAACCTAGGTCCGACCTCGGACAACTACAATCTGGAACTGGCGAACCCGCTGCCCGAAGGCTGGACGGTTGAATTCCAGCTTGCGGACGGCACGATCGTGACCAATACCGGTACGATCCCGGCCGGTGCGACCGAAACGATCACCGTAGTGATCACTCCGGCGGATGACGCGGCCCCCGCGACAACCCCGTTCGAAGTGGTTCTGACCTCGCCGATCAGCGGCCAGGGCGACTCGATTATCGACGCGGTCACCGTGAACGAGATCATCGACCTGTCGATCACTGCCGACCAGACCGCGCAAGCCGCACCGGGCGGTGTTGTGGACATCCTCCACACGCTGACCAACGATGGTAACGTCGCGATCACCGAAGGCGCGATCACCGAGGCAGGCCTGACCGAGTTCTCTGGTGCGATCTACTACGATGCGAACGGCAATGGTGAACTGGATGCCACCGATCCGATCATCGACAACATCAACGACATTCCCGGTGGGATTGCAGTTGGTGAGACGGTGAACCTGATCTACCGCGTTCAGACCAGCGAAGTTCCGGGCATGACCGAGGCGGGCACCATCACCGTCGCGACCAGCCTGAACGGCGGCACAAAGACCGACCAAGATCTGACCGACAACGCGGTTGAAGATCAGATCATCGTGGTCTCGGGTGATGTGGTTCTTGTCAAGACCCAGGCGATCGACCCTGCATGTGACGGCACGGTCGGCACGTTCAGCAAGAACCCTCAGGCTGTCGAGCCAGGTCAGTGTATCCGCTACCGCATCGAAGCCTCCAATACTGGTACTCAAGCGGTTTCCGACGTCGCGATCAAGGACATCGTGCCGGCCTACACTGCCTACGAGACCTGCGGCGGTTCCTGCTCTGCGGCCGTATCTCCGGTGGCATCGACCGTCGATGTATCGGCCGTGCCGCTGATCAGCAGCGCCCACGGCGGCCTGGCTCCGGGCTCGACAGCATCGCTCGAGTTCACTGTGCGGGTCGACCAGTAA
- a CDS encoding calcium-binding protein, giving the protein MFIRPVVDHTIEQNHSTDRLTGGAGNDHLIHHRHITVQDNASLGLSGYAGDDILEGSVAHTGQIHMFAATGDDWLVLDATKSENAIGTQSHHAYGGPGRDTFQIANIEQNHSPIIGRIDDFDPTSDRILIEGTEIDLTDLPKSITLPGGKVVPVRVIEVEHPEFAAEELGTQHFLAIGDDIFYGLEGARDLQNGTSKLTGEERHFLQKSALKTLRAAETEDYDNPKNFVPLDHYEHREDELNLNWNQTGAETFADTGQSDAAHMFGSKNNPDAPSSDGEQVMRGSDGSDVIDGNNGNDTIFGGLGDDLIAGGIDNDVLNGDRGADMIWGGDGNDTIFGGRGNDYFNGGRGDDVLSGGNGSDTLNGGEGNDVLTGGGGPDAINRFHFYEFGGEDIITDFKVGSDLITLQDDIDPLTVELYENEDGNTVLNYGEDGSVELIDVSLKDFQDTAIIRAEEDNSIVLISTDPEEEMLQELRVETGYYGDAEPPNLMVDGILYGDAAFTAAEPGGYTYVKTETKGEESSSEHHYYEPMSNEIMSHSPTEIPVYDREEQEEPPQDEEDDVPIGTCFVATAAYRDPDHPDVVFLRAFRDEWLVHRAWGRVFIKVYWQIGPTLAHPVRRNLRLGRQSKTIISGIVRVLQKVWVRQEVWTGDLPTPTC; this is encoded by the coding sequence ATGTTTATCCGTCCCGTTGTTGACCACACCATCGAACAAAACCATTCGACCGACCGCCTCACTGGTGGTGCCGGAAACGATCACCTCATCCACCACCGTCACATCACCGTGCAAGATAACGCAAGCCTTGGATTGTCCGGCTATGCCGGTGACGACATACTTGAAGGGTCTGTTGCGCACACCGGCCAGATTCATATGTTTGCGGCTACGGGCGATGACTGGCTCGTTCTCGACGCCACGAAAAGCGAGAACGCGATCGGGACGCAAAGCCATCATGCCTATGGTGGGCCCGGCCGTGATACGTTCCAGATCGCGAATATCGAACAAAATCATTCGCCGATCATCGGTCGTATCGATGATTTCGACCCGACATCAGACCGAATTCTCATTGAAGGCACCGAGATTGACCTCACTGATCTGCCCAAGTCCATCACCTTGCCTGGCGGGAAAGTCGTGCCGGTCCGCGTGATCGAGGTCGAACATCCGGAATTCGCCGCAGAGGAACTGGGTACGCAACATTTTCTCGCCATCGGTGATGATATTTTCTACGGGCTAGAAGGTGCGCGCGACCTGCAGAACGGTACCTCGAAGCTGACAGGTGAAGAACGTCACTTCCTGCAGAAAAGCGCATTGAAAACGCTTCGGGCGGCAGAAACCGAAGACTACGACAACCCAAAAAACTTTGTCCCGCTCGACCACTACGAGCACCGGGAAGATGAACTGAACCTAAACTGGAATCAGACGGGGGCAGAGACCTTTGCCGACACCGGACAAAGCGACGCGGCGCATATGTTCGGCAGCAAAAACAACCCTGACGCCCCAAGCTCCGACGGTGAACAGGTGATGCGCGGCAGTGACGGTAGCGATGTGATTGATGGCAATAACGGCAACGATACAATTTTCGGCGGTCTCGGCGATGATCTCATCGCTGGTGGTATCGATAATGACGTCCTTAATGGCGATCGTGGCGCTGACATGATCTGGGGCGGTGACGGTAATGATACCATCTTTGGCGGGCGCGGAAACGACTATTTCAACGGCGGGCGCGGCGATGACGTGCTTAGCGGTGGCAACGGATCCGATACGCTGAATGGCGGTGAGGGCAACGACGTTCTGACTGGTGGTGGCGGCCCGGATGCAATCAACCGCTTCCATTTTTACGAATTCGGCGGCGAGGATATCATCACTGACTTCAAGGTCGGTTCAGACCTTATCACACTTCAGGATGACATCGACCCGCTGACGGTAGAGCTTTATGAGAATGAGGATGGCAATACGGTCCTGAACTACGGTGAGGACGGGTCGGTCGAATTGATTGATGTCTCTCTAAAGGACTTTCAAGATACAGCAATAATTCGGGCCGAGGAAGACAACTCGATCGTTTTGATCTCGACTGATCCGGAAGAAGAAATGCTGCAGGAGTTGCGGGTCGAGACCGGATACTACGGTGACGCAGAGCCGCCGAATCTGATGGTCGACGGTATTCTCTATGGTGATGCCGCGTTCACAGCGGCCGAACCCGGCGGCTATACCTATGTCAAAACCGAAACCAAGGGGGAGGAAAGCAGCTCTGAACACCACTATTACGAACCGATGAGCAATGAAATCATGTCGCATTCGCCCACTGAGATCCCTGTATATGACCGAGAAGAGCAGGAAGAACCGCCCCAAGATGAAGAAGACGACGTTCCGATTGGGACCTGCTTTGTCGCGACCGCAGCCTACCGTGATCCTGACCATCCAGATGTTGTTTTCCTGCGCGCCTTCCGAGACGAATGGCTGGTGCATCGTGCCTGGGGACGCGTCTTTATCAAGGTATACTGGCAGATTGGCCCCACACTGGCCCATCCCGTCCGGCGAAACCTGCGTCTTGGACGCCAGTCCAAGACCATTATTTCCGGCATCGTCCGTGTTCTGCAAAAGGTCTGGGTGCGGCAAGAGGTATGGACTGGCGATTTGCCAACTCCAACGTGCTAA